A single window of Paenibacillus sp. SYP-B4298 DNA harbors:
- a CDS encoding phage tail spike protein, with the protein MLGEIDAGRRPAVPRLFLARPDRTIVSKLSEAYSVQLSVKLLAVNELSFRVPYELEVNHRLERNHNVALLREHYYVQVRLGSSVEWYRIQTIQDVMEEEAAYKEVSAYALEYELADKLIRGYGVESVHARQVLQDVLSGTLWQLGSLDADFELTYRAFDFSQTTVLDAVYQVAETYNAIVEFNTEQRTVSMVKPELHGTYRGLNFCYEQYLQTINRSSDAEQQVTRLVVEGRDGLGIQRVHPAGQPYIENYSYFMYPFERNEAREVVQSSHYMSDSLCHAMLDYEAKLEAHRGEFEALTAERGRIGSKLAALEVERSQLRKQEKIITDTMIAQQFNGEMFFERYTYAGLQVANGFPLKPELPYAILFRASSTAGLSVAINGAPKAVAAGQWILLGKTAGASSAEVQVSGSAVGVDIYLQVAALSQEEYRTISNEGAIIERYSLDHKQRQLAAKQAEIDEVQEQQTAVAARISALQTQLGAQAHYTTEQLQELNLYVKTKEFKDERYVDDHDLLQAAQEKLAELQKPQTAIRMDVVDFLDLVEEQGNWDKLRLGDQVKVSYDWLGVQVMAKLIEFDYDYEAASIRVVIAHLRELNDDARKLESYIASSRSTSVTVDLNKHRWGQAVYDASEMSRLFDAFWDKVTSQINMAINETVTLDQKGITITDDQDPARFLRLTHGAIGLTRSGGLRYETALTADGLIAETVLGKLILGSRVTIGDDDGIWMTEGPRTTITDRCGREAMRLGLYETEPDRYGLVVNRYDPEEPCSTRLVNTVRVDSEAGFAIRQRSGQSFEDVAWLGLDGLLHVRKLQIAAMDGMLSSGIEIDSVSGIVVTRSDQRVRGRFNAQDGLVFERYEDGRWAKKFYFEPGGRFYAEDLHAKRLTIVNADDEVLMDARDDYLNIGRFEHIVTDGKLTALEKLVLLQEWETIQTEYLKLLPQAERYRTVQRDGFNRVLVNIPPFTAAYHRLDAYVRPLLAQMDETTAVDRETFREHFQGYYDQARRIMNEIADALKWGSVQLGHNYNKVVIDAEHGITVTRTDQLVKLTMNASSGIKLERSGQPVLFADEKGTLHAVDLVAKRLKITADPFGGGTEDDLLIDAENRMIDLSKFHLIVGKLGADNIASTIVTAEDGFISNLVSNKVKTIGRQAEQSWANYIHIQDNKAMWITGQARAGSGTQRTNALDEPYYWRDEQRSGLTTEVTPYPVMQYEMDERVKMLLQFVGEGAAAYPQMVLGEGDGVADADGVYRKGRGFVEKPQGSLDILYYNQGYGRERSLRMEDEGIKLLADNGKLLLDAKEYACTVSENGSLVIRHSKGSSITMTPEGDIELVAARDVVMRAGRNMKLNGTRLDLNTPG; encoded by the coding sequence ATGCTAGGCGAGATTGATGCCGGGAGACGACCGGCTGTTCCACGACTGTTCCTGGCGCGCCCGGACAGGACGATCGTTAGCAAGCTGTCGGAGGCGTACAGTGTCCAGCTCTCCGTGAAGCTGCTGGCGGTCAACGAGCTCAGCTTCCGGGTGCCTTACGAGCTGGAGGTGAATCATCGGCTGGAGCGCAATCACAATGTGGCGCTGCTGCGCGAGCACTACTATGTGCAGGTTCGGCTCGGCTCCTCTGTGGAGTGGTACCGCATCCAGACGATCCAGGATGTGATGGAGGAGGAGGCCGCGTACAAGGAGGTCAGCGCGTATGCGCTCGAATATGAGCTGGCGGACAAGCTCATTCGGGGCTATGGGGTCGAGTCGGTGCACGCCCGCCAGGTGCTGCAGGATGTGCTGTCCGGTACACTATGGCAGCTCGGCTCGCTGGATGCGGACTTTGAGCTGACGTATCGGGCATTCGACTTCAGTCAGACGACGGTGCTGGATGCGGTCTATCAGGTGGCGGAGACGTATAACGCCATCGTGGAATTCAATACCGAGCAGCGCACTGTGAGCATGGTGAAGCCGGAGCTGCATGGAACGTACAGAGGGCTGAACTTCTGCTACGAGCAGTATCTGCAGACGATCAACCGTTCCTCCGATGCGGAGCAGCAGGTGACGAGGCTGGTCGTCGAAGGGCGGGACGGGCTGGGCATCCAGCGTGTACACCCGGCGGGGCAGCCCTATATTGAGAATTACAGCTACTTCATGTATCCATTCGAGCGCAACGAGGCGCGCGAGGTGGTGCAGTCGAGCCACTATATGTCGGATAGCCTCTGCCATGCGATGCTGGATTACGAGGCCAAGCTGGAGGCGCATCGCGGCGAATTCGAGGCGCTGACTGCGGAGCGGGGGCGGATCGGCTCGAAGCTGGCTGCGCTGGAGGTAGAGCGGAGCCAGCTGCGCAAGCAGGAGAAGATCATTACCGATACGATGATTGCACAGCAGTTCAACGGGGAGATGTTCTTCGAGCGATATACGTATGCGGGGCTACAGGTTGCCAATGGGTTCCCGCTGAAGCCGGAGCTGCCCTATGCGATTCTGTTCCGAGCCAGCAGCACGGCCGGGCTGAGCGTGGCGATCAATGGCGCACCCAAGGCGGTGGCTGCGGGGCAGTGGATACTGCTCGGCAAGACGGCAGGCGCCTCCTCGGCAGAGGTGCAGGTGAGCGGCTCCGCGGTCGGTGTGGACATTTACCTGCAGGTGGCTGCGCTGTCACAGGAGGAGTATCGCACGATCAGCAATGAGGGGGCGATCATCGAGCGCTATAGTCTTGACCACAAGCAGCGGCAGCTCGCTGCCAAGCAGGCGGAGATCGATGAGGTGCAGGAGCAGCAGACTGCTGTGGCGGCAAGGATCAGTGCGCTCCAGACGCAGCTCGGAGCGCAGGCGCATTATACGACAGAGCAGCTTCAGGAGCTGAATCTGTATGTGAAGACGAAGGAGTTTAAGGATGAACGATATGTGGATGACCATGATTTGCTGCAGGCCGCACAGGAGAAGCTCGCAGAGCTGCAGAAGCCGCAGACTGCAATACGAATGGATGTGGTGGATTTTCTCGACCTCGTAGAGGAGCAGGGCAACTGGGACAAGCTGCGGCTTGGCGACCAGGTGAAGGTGAGCTATGACTGGCTGGGCGTGCAGGTAATGGCGAAGCTGATCGAATTCGACTATGACTATGAGGCGGCGTCCATCCGTGTCGTCATTGCCCATCTACGCGAGTTGAACGATGATGCGCGCAAGCTGGAGAGCTATATCGCCAGCAGCCGCAGCACCTCGGTGACGGTCGATCTGAACAAGCATCGCTGGGGACAGGCGGTCTACGATGCGAGCGAGATGAGCCGACTGTTCGATGCATTCTGGGACAAGGTGACGAGTCAGATCAATATGGCAATCAATGAGACGGTGACGCTCGATCAGAAGGGGATTACGATTACGGATGATCAGGACCCGGCACGCTTCCTGCGACTGACACATGGGGCGATCGGCCTCACACGATCAGGCGGCCTGCGCTACGAGACCGCGCTGACCGCAGATGGTCTGATCGCAGAGACGGTGCTCGGCAAGCTGATCCTCGGCTCGCGGGTGACGATCGGCGATGACGACGGCATCTGGATGACGGAGGGGCCACGCACGACGATTACCGACCGGTGCGGGCGCGAGGCGATGCGGCTGGGCCTATACGAGACGGAGCCTGACCGCTATGGGCTGGTGGTGAACCGCTATGACCCGGAGGAGCCATGCAGCACCAGGCTGGTCAATACGGTGCGGGTGGACTCGGAAGCTGGGTTCGCGATCCGTCAACGCAGCGGACAGAGCTTCGAGGATGTCGCCTGGCTGGGACTGGACGGGCTGCTGCATGTGCGCAAGCTGCAGATTGCTGCGATGGACGGCATGCTCTCAAGCGGCATCGAGATCGACAGTGTGAGCGGGATCGTCGTTACACGCTCTGACCAACGGGTACGCGGGCGATTCAACGCGCAGGATGGCCTGGTGTTTGAGCGGTATGAGGACGGGCGGTGGGCGAAAAAGTTTTATTTTGAGCCGGGTGGGCGCTTCTATGCAGAGGATCTGCATGCGAAGCGACTTACGATCGTCAACGCGGATGACGAGGTGCTGATGGATGCGCGGGACGATTATCTGAATATCGGCCGCTTCGAGCACATCGTGACGGACGGCAAGCTGACGGCACTCGAGAAGCTGGTACTGCTCCAGGAATGGGAGACGATCCAGACCGAGTATTTGAAGCTGCTGCCGCAGGCGGAGCGATACCGCACGGTGCAGCGGGATGGCTTCAACCGGGTACTGGTGAACATTCCGCCCTTCACGGCGGCCTATCATCGGCTGGATGCTTATGTGCGTCCGCTGTTGGCGCAGATGGACGAGACGACGGCGGTTGACCGGGAGACGTTCCGCGAGCATTTTCAAGGCTACTACGATCAGGCACGCCGCATCATGAATGAGATTGCCGATGCGCTTAAGTGGGGCAGTGTGCAGCTCGGGCACAATTACAACAAGGTCGTAATCGACGCTGAGCATGGCATTACGGTGACGCGCACCGACCAGCTCGTCAAGCTGACGATGAATGCTTCATCGGGCATCAAGCTGGAGCGCAGCGGGCAGCCGGTGCTATTTGCAGATGAGAAGGGGACGCTGCATGCGGTGGATCTGGTAGCAAAGCGGCTGAAAATTACCGCCGATCCGTTCGGCGGGGGCACAGAGGATGACCTGCTGATCGATGCGGAGAATCGGATGATTGACCTGTCCAAGTTCCATCTGATCGTAGGCAAGCTGGGGGCGGACAATATCGCTTCGACGATCGTCACCGCAGAGGACGGCTTCATCAGCAATCTGGTCAGCAATAAGGTGAAGACGATCGGACGGCAGGCGGAGCAGAGCTGGGCCAACTACATTCACATTCAGGACAACAAGGCGATGTGGATTACCGGGCAAGCGCGGGCAGGCAGCGGCACTCAGCGCACGAATGCGCTGGATGAGCCGTATTACTGGCGCGACGAGCAGCGCAGCGGCTTGACGACAGAGGTGACGCCCTATCCGGTGATGCAATATGAGATGGACGAACGGGTGAAAATGCTGCTGCAGTTCGTCGGCGAGGGCGCTGCCGCCTACCCGCAGATGGTGCTGGGCGAGGGAGACGGCGTGGCGGATGCGGACGGTGTGTACCGCAAGGGGCGCGGCTTCGTGGAGAAGCCGCAGGGCAGCCTCGACATCCTCTACTACAACCAGGGCTATGGGCGGGAGCGCAGTCTGCGGATGGAGGATGAGGGAATCAAGCTGCTGGCCGACAATGGCAAGCTGCTGCTGGATGCCAAGGAGTATGCCTGCACCGTGAGCGAGAATGGCAGTCTGGTGATCCGGCACAGCAAGGGCTCGTCGATTACGATGACGCCAGAGGGCGATATTGAGCTTGTGGCCGCACGCGATGTCGTGATGCGCGCCGGGCGCAATATGAAGCTGAACGGTACAAGGCTGGATCTGAATACGCCGGGCTAG
- a CDS encoding phage tail domain-containing protein, with the protein MTIRDADYFKYAGVASSDYGIRNVNVTSGLQEEPFGSGRSITEIAVRGRSRPYFQSIRREPLTLRVSFAFEQAWDKERLREVCRWLTEQPYYQPLSFTSDNDRIFYALVVEDPQLVHNCLSQGYVQLTFRCNDAYAYSPAVVRTLKARDAARRFERSAFHEGERQQTVLNAQQQLELPSQAASWLDYAADESWDSLL; encoded by the coding sequence ATGACGATTCGCGATGCAGATTATTTCAAATATGCTGGCGTAGCAAGCAGCGATTATGGCATCCGCAATGTGAATGTGACAAGCGGGCTGCAGGAGGAGCCATTCGGCTCTGGCCGCAGCATCACGGAGATTGCGGTTCGCGGCAGGAGCCGTCCTTACTTTCAATCGATCCGGCGCGAGCCGCTGACGCTGCGCGTGTCCTTCGCCTTCGAGCAGGCGTGGGACAAGGAGCGGCTGCGCGAGGTATGCCGCTGGCTGACGGAGCAGCCGTATTACCAGCCGCTCAGCTTCACGAGCGATAATGACCGCATCTTCTATGCGCTGGTCGTGGAGGACCCGCAGCTTGTGCATAACTGTCTCAGCCAGGGCTATGTGCAGTTGACCTTTCGCTGCAATGACGCTTATGCGTACTCGCCTGCTGTGGTTCGCACGCTGAAGGCGCGAGATGCGGCAAGGCGCTTCGAGCGCAGCGCCTTCCATGAGGGCGAGCGGCAGCAGACCGTGCTGAATGCGCAGCAGCAGTTGGAGCTGCCGTCACAGGCGGCGAGCTGGCTGGATTATGCGGCGGATGAGAGCTGGGACAGCCTGCTATAG
- a CDS encoding phage tail domain-containing protein gives MARLQDRQVEGSGHIRTFPAIRDDRVSAMMTWADMARMRGWYVSDALPIMLQSDGALSSIQWEALTPQGTSVAIETTLSLDGGHDWTPWSACVNGGGLPGLAPETYLGNAHVRFRALLQSGEPGVTPVLQRVRLEFAPVFVLRNEGDAACRPELWITKQGEGDFAIRNLSQGNQPFRFTALADRETVYVNNERQYIETDLAVTERYGSFNDAYLELPRGVNLLRLEGDADVRIRYEWKWLQ, from the coding sequence ATGGCACGCCTACAAGATCGCCAAGTGGAAGGAAGCGGGCATATCCGCACATTTCCGGCCATTCGGGATGATCGGGTGAGCGCGATGATGACCTGGGCGGATATGGCGAGGATGCGGGGCTGGTATGTGTCGGATGCGCTCCCGATTATGCTGCAGAGTGATGGCGCGCTAAGCTCCATTCAGTGGGAGGCGCTGACGCCACAGGGAACATCGGTCGCTATCGAGACGACACTGTCGTTGGACGGGGGGCATGACTGGACGCCATGGTCGGCGTGCGTGAATGGGGGCGGCCTTCCGGGCCTAGCGCCCGAGACGTATTTGGGCAATGCTCATGTACGGTTCCGGGCGCTGCTGCAGAGCGGCGAGCCTGGGGTGACTCCGGTGCTGCAACGGGTGCGGCTTGAATTTGCCCCGGTGTTTGTGCTCCGCAATGAAGGCGATGCGGCGTGTCGGCCGGAGCTGTGGATTACGAAGCAGGGAGAGGGGGATTTTGCAATACGGAATCTCTCGCAGGGGAATCAGCCCTTCCGGTTCACGGCTCTGGCAGATAGGGAGACCGTCTATGTGAATAATGAGCGGCAATATATCGAGACAGACCTGGCGGTCACGGAGCGATACGGCAGCTTCAATGATGCGTATCTGGAGCTGCCAAGGGGGGTCAATCTGTTGCGGCTGGAGGGGGATGCGGATGTGCGCATTCGTTATGAATGGAAATGGCTGCAGTAA